The Afipia massiliensis genome has a segment encoding these proteins:
- a CDS encoding efflux transporter outer membrane subunit has product MPLKLKRGAFPRPSLALCAALALAATSGGCILTADLPDPALDIPAAYKSASGAADTRPPTLDWWRGFRSQELTVLMEEAQTVNLDIAAAVARIRQADALAQTAGAALLPNVTGSFSGSRSRSSSTTGTITSATPITGRGEVTNHTASLSASYEIDFWGKNRDALLAAEETANANRFDRDVVALTTLASVANAYFNVVAAQERIRIATRNIASAQRIYDAIKARVDAGTGSDLDLAQQESLLANQKAAVPPLRQALAENANILATLVARPPERVQLAGGSLGGIAIPRVTPGIPSDLLTQRPDIRRQENQLASATASVGSARAQFFPSIQLTGQGGYQSAALAALFTPQSAFFNVAAGLTQPIFDAGRIQANFDLQQARQDELLQTYRKTVVSAFADVNTALSTLKQANERLRLQRIVVAASRRAFELSERQLGAGTADIVTVLNTQLTLFQAEDSLAQFQLARLLAVVSLYQALGGGWSPRTEGPANAL; this is encoded by the coding sequence TTGCCCCTCAAGCTGAAACGTGGAGCGTTTCCGAGGCCTTCGCTCGCGTTATGCGCGGCGCTGGCATTGGCGGCCACGTCGGGCGGCTGCATCCTCACGGCCGACCTGCCTGATCCGGCGCTGGACATCCCAGCAGCCTACAAATCGGCATCGGGCGCTGCCGACACCAGGCCGCCGACACTGGACTGGTGGCGCGGCTTCCGCTCGCAGGAACTGACGGTCCTCATGGAAGAGGCGCAGACCGTCAATCTCGACATTGCCGCCGCGGTCGCCCGCATTCGGCAGGCGGACGCACTGGCGCAGACGGCAGGCGCAGCGCTGCTGCCGAACGTCACCGGCAGTTTCTCCGGCTCGCGGTCGCGTTCGTCGAGCACGACCGGCACGATCACAAGCGCTACTCCGATCACGGGACGCGGCGAGGTCACCAACCACACGGCGTCGCTCAGCGCGAGCTACGAGATCGATTTCTGGGGCAAGAACCGCGACGCCCTGCTGGCCGCCGAAGAGACCGCCAACGCCAACCGCTTCGATCGCGATGTGGTCGCGCTGACGACATTGGCGAGCGTGGCCAATGCCTACTTCAACGTGGTCGCTGCGCAGGAGCGGATCAGGATCGCGACGCGCAACATCGCCAGCGCGCAGCGCATCTACGATGCGATCAAGGCGCGCGTCGATGCGGGAACGGGGTCCGACCTCGATCTGGCGCAACAGGAAAGCCTGCTGGCGAACCAGAAGGCGGCGGTACCGCCGCTGCGACAGGCGCTGGCAGAGAATGCCAACATTCTCGCCACGCTGGTGGCGCGTCCGCCGGAGCGGGTGCAACTGGCCGGCGGCTCGCTTGGAGGGATTGCGATTCCTCGCGTGACGCCGGGTATCCCGTCGGATCTGCTGACGCAGCGGCCTGACATCCGACGTCAGGAAAATCAGCTCGCATCGGCGACGGCCAGCGTCGGCAGCGCGCGGGCGCAGTTCTTTCCGAGCATTCAATTGACCGGACAGGGTGGCTACCAGAGCGCGGCGCTGGCGGCGCTGTTCACTCCGCAGTCGGCGTTCTTCAACGTGGCCGCCGGGCTGACGCAGCCCATTTTCGATGCAGGCCGGATCCAGGCCAACTTCGACCTGCAACAGGCGCGGCAGGATGAGCTGTTGCAAACCTATCGCAAGACCGTGGTCTCGGCGTTTGCCGACGTGAACACGGCGCTCTCGACGCTCAAGCAGGCGAACGAGCGGCTGCGGTTGCAGCGTATCGTGGTGGCGGCGTCGCGGCGGGCATTTGAGCTGTCGGAACGGCAGCTTGGCGCGGGCACAGCAGACATCGTGACTGTGCTAAACACGCAATTGACGCTATTTCAGGCTGAAGATTCGCTGGCGCAGTTCCAACTCGCCCGGCTGCTGGCGGTCGTCAGTCTCTATCAGGCATTGGGCGGTGGTTGGTCGCCAAGGACGGAAGGGCCGGCGAATGCTCTTTAA